Proteins encoded within one genomic window of Gallus gallus isolate bGalGal1 chromosome 1, bGalGal1.mat.broiler.GRCg7b, whole genome shotgun sequence:
- the HSPA13 gene encoding heat shock 70 kDa protein 13 precursor — MAGQMAVLGSAVLALLLAGYLAQQYLPMPTPKVIGIDLGTTYCSVGVFLPGTGQVKVIADENGHNSIPSIVSFTDRHVYVGYDGLELADANPQNTIYDAKRFIGKIFTSEELKSESSRYPFKIFNNDGSAEFSVTTNETFRVSPEHIGSQLLLKLKRMAEDHLGVPILKAVISVPAEFDERQRNATVKAANLAGLEILRVINEPTAAAMAYGLHKADVFNVLVVDLGGGTLDVSLLNKQGGMFLTRAMAGNNKLGGQDFNQRLMQHLYDQLNQVYGSLPSRKEEIHRLRQAVEAVKLNLTIHEASTLRVSLTMPERKLTKELPESEVKLNTIHNSKPSQKTEDLKNRGDASDEENNVVKVVFEREISRKLFEMLNEDLFKKILVPIEQVLKEGHLRKEEVDEIVLVGGSTRIPKIREVIRDFFGKEPNTSVDPDLAVVMGVAIQAGIVGGSWPLQVSAIEIPNKHLRKTNFN, encoded by the exons ATGGCCGGGCAGATGGCGGTGCTGG GTTCGGCAGTTCTGGCTCTCCTGCTAGCTGGCTATCTAGCACAACAGTATTTACCAATGCCTACACCAAAAGTAATTGGGATTGATCTTGGCACGACTTACTGCTCTGTCGGTGTCTTTCTTCCTGGAACAGGGCAGGTGAAGGTTATTGCAGATGAAAACGGGCATAACAGCATTCCAAGTATAGTGTCTTTCACGGACAGACACGTATACGTTGGATACGATGGCCTAGAACTTGCTGATGCAAATCCTCAGAACACTATATATGATGCAAAAAGATTCATTGGGAAGATCTTCACTTCCGAAGAACTGAAGAGTGAAAGTAGCAGGTATCCATTTAAG ATTTTCAACAACGATGGATCAGCTGAATTTTCTGTGACAACAAATGAAACCTTTCGTGTCTCTCCGGAGCATATTGGCTCTCAGCTGCTACTGAAATTGAAGAGAATGGCAGAAGACCATCTTGGTGTGCCCATTTTGAAGGCAGTCATCTCTGTGCCAGCAGAGTTTGATGAAAGGCAACGGAATGCCACTGTTAAGGCCGCTAACCTTGCAG GGCTAGAAATCTTGAGAGTAATCAATGaacccacagctgcagctatGGCTTATGGACTCCACAAAGCTGATGTGTTTAATGTTCTGGTGGTAGATTTGGGTGGAGGAACTTTGGATGTGTCCCTGCTGAACAAGCAGGGAGGGATGTTCCTCACACGAGCCATGGCAG GTAACAACAAACTTGGAGGACAAGATTTTAATCAGAGGTTGATGCAGCACTTATACGATCAACTCAATCAAGTTTATGGTTCTCTGCCATcgagaaaagaagaaatacatcgCCTCAGACAGGCTGTGGAAGCAGTTAAATTAAATTTGACTATTCATGAAGCGTCTACGTTAAGGGTGTCATTGACCATGCCAGAAAGGAAGCTTACAAAAGAACTTCCTGAAAGTGAGGTAAAGCTAAATACTATTCATAACAGCAAGCcttcacagaaaacagaagacttGAAAAATCGTGGAGATGCttcagatgaagaaaacaaCGTTGTCAAAGTTgtgtttgaaagagaaatttctAGGAAACTGTTTGAGATGTTGAACGAGGACCTTTTTAAGAAGATTCTTGTTCCCATTGAACAAGTGTTGAAGGAAGGCCACCTACGCAAAGAGGAAGTGGATGAAATTGTATTAGTTGGGGGCTCCACCCGGATTCCTAAAATACGTGAAGTTATTCGGGATTTCTTTGGAAAGGAACCCAACACCTCAGTAGACCCTGATCTAGCAGTTGTAATGGGTGTAGCTATCCAAGCAGGAATTGTTGGTGGGTCCTGGCCTCTCCAAGTAAGCGCGATAGAAATTCCCAATAAGCATTTAAGAAAGactaattttaattaa